The following proteins are encoded in a genomic region of Oreochromis aureus strain Israel breed Guangdong linkage group 8, ZZ_aureus, whole genome shotgun sequence:
- the LOC116321908 gene encoding testisin-like encodes MALRQWIHLLALVSLLSADSNAQLDVCGTAPLNGRIVGGEDAPPGYWPWQVSVQLRGNHFCGGSLINKEWVMSAAHCFSGSSPSGWMVSLGLQSLQGENPNKVSRNVAKIILHPNYDSETYDNDIALLRLSSPVRFTDYIRPVCLAASGSVFNNGTDSWVTGWGAVKEGVALPFPQTLQEVEVPVVGNRQCNCLNGVGTVTDNMICAGVLAGGKDSCQGDSGGPMVSKQGSVWVQSGIVSFGFGCARPNLPGVYSRVSRYQSWIKSRIRSNRPGFVPFISSGLDSDSNYTCPGL; translated from the exons ATGGCGTTGAGGCAGTGGATTCATTTACTGGCTTTGGTGAGCCTCCTGTCGGCAG ACTCAAATGCTCAGCTTGATG TATGTGGCACTGCTCCACTCAACGGCAGGATAGTGGGAGGTGAAGATGCTCCACCTGGATACTGGCCGTGGCAGGTCAGTGTGCAGCTACGTGGTAATCATTTTTGTGGCGGTTCCCTCATCAACAAAGAGTGGGTGATGTCTGCTGCTCACTGCTTCTCTGG TTCAAGTCCGTCTGGGTGGATGGTTTCTCTTGGTCTTCAGAGTCTGCAGGGTGAAAATCCAAACAAAGTGTCCAGAAATGttgccaaaatcattttgcacccAAACTATGACAGTGAGACCTACGACAACGACATCGCTCTGCTCAGACTCTCCTCACCAGTCAGATTCACTGACTACATCAGACCTGTGTGCCTGGCAGCGAGTGGCAGTGTGTTCAACAATGGCACTGATAGCTGGGTGACTGGCTGGGGTGCAGTCAAAGAGGGAG TGGCCTTACCCTTCCCACAAACGCTGCAAGAAGTGGAGGTGCCAGTTGTGGGAAACAGACAGTGTAACTGCCTGAATGGAGTGGGCACAGTCACAGACAACATGATCTGTGCTGGTGTTCTGGCAGGAGGCAAAGACTCATGCCAG GGAGACTCCGGAGGTCCAATGGTGAGTAAACAGGGCTCTGTTTGGGTCCAGTCTGGAATTGtaagttttggttttggttgtGCTCGGCCCAATCTGCCAGGAGTCTACTCCAGAGTGTCCCGTTACCAGTCCTGGATCAAGTCCCGCATTCGCTCTAATAGGCcaggatttgtgccgttcatcTCCAGTGGGCTGGACTCTGACAGCAACTACACCTGTCCTGGTCTCTAA